Proteins encoded in a region of the Abyssisolibacter fermentans genome:
- the rsgA gene encoding ribosome small subunit-dependent GTPase A — MNKIKYTNLLNNTLKLYEEKGSLEAYKYITENKGLVIGYSNEAQIYNYRYALAGAAGLEKEALQIMKEAILDKGYWYSYDYLIEDDDIKSLHKYDDFQNMINICKDREQQAKKLAKSEIKIIDNSVKDTDDKTLIVALHGNQENIEITEEYWRVVVTTNNNILALPQSSQIQVSDGYVWYDVQKGSNELMKHYEDLLKEHNVGINNIIVGGFSAGAGVVLDAVLNDKILVKGLILVAPWLSKIDEWKSKINKLKQKDIKVYVVCGDKDGDCFECTQKFIKLLDEENISYKYKLIKNLEHAYPENFVENLKDALSYIKNSDKNFLYRDYLNDLGWEEFFQKQFIKKDQSLYPAKVIAQYSGMYTVRIDNIDYNAKISGKFRYTTKQIKDYPVVGDWVLVKKRSNSKQVIINDILTRKNYFSRKMPISGGRKIKNGMIDGGLTEEQVLVSNIDTVMIVCGLDSNLNIARIERYLTIIEHNKLSAVILLNKSDLCSNTQKYIEQIKSISNKVAVIALSAKEKTGLEEVYKYIKKGKTLVFVGSSGVGKSTLLNALFKSDIQKTSETSTYSSKGVHTTTSRKLFFHPSGCMIVDTPGIKELQLWAEDDDINNVFNDIIELEKQCKFSNCTHKSEPGCAIKEAIDNGTLDVKRYDRYLTQLRELKRLQEKKKEYVRRKNRRK, encoded by the coding sequence ATGAATAAAATAAAGTATACAAATTTATTAAATAATACATTGAAATTATATGAAGAAAAGGGTAGTTTAGAAGCTTACAAATATATCACAGAAAATAAAGGCTTAGTAATAGGTTACAGTAATGAAGCTCAAATTTATAACTATAGATATGCTTTGGCTGGAGCAGCAGGTCTCGAAAAAGAAGCATTACAAATCATGAAAGAAGCTATATTAGATAAGGGTTATTGGTATTCTTATGACTATTTAATTGAAGATGATGATATAAAATCACTTCATAAATATGATGATTTTCAAAATATGATAAATATATGTAAAGACAGAGAACAACAAGCCAAGAAATTAGCAAAGTCAGAAATTAAAATAATAGATAATAGTGTTAAAGATACTGATGATAAAACACTAATTGTAGCACTACATGGCAATCAAGAGAATATTGAAATAACAGAGGAATATTGGAGGGTGGTTGTTACTACTAATAATAATATATTAGCACTACCACAGTCTTCTCAAATACAGGTTTCAGATGGTTATGTTTGGTATGATGTGCAAAAAGGTTCTAATGAGTTGATGAAACATTATGAGGATTTATTAAAAGAACATAATGTAGGTATAAATAATATAATCGTTGGAGGATTTTCAGCTGGTGCAGGAGTAGTTTTGGATGCAGTTCTAAATGACAAAATACTTGTAAAGGGACTTATACTTGTTGCACCATGGCTTTCTAAAATTGACGAATGGAAGAGTAAGATAAATAAATTGAAACAAAAAGATATAAAAGTATATGTTGTTTGTGGAGATAAAGATGGAGATTGTTTTGAATGCACACAAAAATTTATTAAATTACTAGATGAAGAAAACATCTCTTATAAATATAAACTTATAAAAAATTTAGAACATGCTTATCCTGAAAACTTTGTAGAAAACTTAAAAGATGCACTTTCGTATATTAAGAATAGTGATAAAAATTTTTTGTATAGAGATTACTTAAATGATTTGGGATGGGAGGAATTTTTTCAAAAGCAGTTTATTAAAAAAGATCAATCTCTTTATCCTGCAAAAGTAATAGCACAATATTCTGGAATGTATACTGTAAGAATAGATAATATAGACTATAATGCAAAAATTAGTGGCAAATTTAGATATACTACAAAGCAAATTAAAGATTATCCTGTTGTTGGTGATTGGGTTTTAGTTAAAAAAAGAAGTAACTCTAAACAAGTAATTATAAATGATATTCTTACTAGAAAAAATTATTTTTCACGTAAGATGCCTATATCAGGTGGTAGGAAAATTAAAAATGGGATGATTGATGGTGGATTAACTGAAGAACAAGTGTTAGTGTCAAATATAGATACTGTTATGATTGTTTGTGGATTAGATTCAAATCTTAATATTGCAAGAATTGAACGTTATCTTACCATTATAGAACATAATAAATTGTCAGCTGTAATACTATTGAATAAAAGTGATTTATGCAGTAATACCCAAAAATATATTGAACAAATTAAGAGTATTTCAAATAAAGTAGCTGTTATTGCTTTAAGTGCTAAAGAAAAAACTGGTTTGGAAGAAGTATATAAATACATTAAAAAAGGTAAAACATTAGTATTTGTAGGATCTTCAGGTGTTGGAAAATCAACTCTATTAAATGCATTGTTTAAATCAGATATACAAAAAACTAGTGAAACAAGCACTTATTCTAGCAAAGGAGTTCATACTACTACATCTAGAAAACTATTCTTTCATCCATCAGGGTGTATGATTGTTGATACTCCTGGAATTAAGGAATTGCAATTGTGGGCTGAGGATGATGATATAAACAATGTGTTCAATGATATAATAGAATTAGAAAAACAATGCAAGTTTTCTAACTGTACACACAAATCAGAACCGGGTTGTGCAATCAAAGAAGCTATAGATAATGGTACTTTAGATGTAAAACGATATGATAGGTATTTAACACAATTAAGAGAATTGAAAAGATTACAAGAAAAGAAAAAAGAATATGTTCGTAGAAAAAATCGTAGGAAATAA
- a CDS encoding flavin reductase family protein has protein sequence MTKISWKAGNMIYPLPAVMVSCGNCKDNYNIITIAWTGTICTNPPMTYISVKPSRHSYDIIKETGEFVINLTCESLVKATDYCGVKSGRDFDKFKEMNLTIEKATKVDAPMIKESPVNIECKVKDIIPLGSHDMFTAEVVAVNIDDEYLDENNSFHLNKAKPICYSHGGYFGLGKKLGHFGFSVAKKKKSKRKRK, from the coding sequence ATGACGAAAATTAGTTGGAAAGCTGGTAATATGATTTATCCTTTACCTGCTGTAATGGTTTCCTGTGGTAACTGTAAAGATAATTATAATATAATAACTATTGCTTGGACTGGTACTATATGTACTAATCCTCCAATGACCTATATATCTGTAAAGCCTAGTAGACACTCATATGATATTATTAAAGAAACTGGTGAATTTGTTATAAACCTAACTTGTGAATCTTTGGTTAAAGCTACAGATTATTGTGGTGTTAAATCTGGTAGAGATTTTGATAAATTTAAGGAAATGAATTTAACTATAGAAAAAGCAACTAAAGTAGATGCTCCTATGATTAAAGAGAGTCCTGTTAATATTGAATGTAAAGTTAAAGATATTATTCCGCTTGGTTCTCACGATATGTTCACAGCTGAAGTTGTAGCTGTCAACATAGATGATGAATACCTTGATGAAAATAATTCCTTCCACCTTAATAAAGCGAAACCTATTTGTTATTCACATGGTGGATATTTTGGACTTGGCAAAAAACTTGGTCATTTTGGCTTTTCAGTTGCTAAAAAGAAAAAATCTAAGAGAAAGCGTAAATAA
- a CDS encoding response regulator transcription factor, which produces MHMYNILVVDDEKEITDAIEVYLKNQNYNVFKAYNGEEALKIFDREEIHLVLMDVMMPKLDGTSATIEIRKKSTVPIIILSAKSEDMDKILGLNIGADDYVTKPFNPLELLARVNSNIRRYTNYSNNEITQKNNTTIKIGGIELDDNSKEVIVDGEKVKVTPIEYKILYLLMNNPNRVFSIEEIYEKVWQEPAYNPDTVTVHIGRIRNKIEINPKVPKYLKVVWGIGYKFKK; this is translated from the coding sequence ATGCATATGTATAATATACTTGTTGTTGATGATGAAAAAGAAATAACTGATGCTATAGAGGTTTATTTAAAAAACCAGAATTATAATGTATTTAAGGCTTATAATGGAGAAGAAGCATTAAAAATATTTGATAGGGAAGAGATACATTTAGTACTAATGGACGTTATGATGCCTAAATTAGATGGCACTAGTGCTACAATAGAGATAAGAAAAAAAAGTACAGTTCCTATTATTATTTTATCTGCAAAATCAGAAGATATGGATAAAATACTAGGATTAAACATTGGTGCGGATGATTATGTTACAAAACCGTTTAATCCACTAGAATTACTGGCAAGAGTAAATTCAAATATAAGAAGATATACCAACTATTCAAACAATGAAATAACTCAAAAGAATAACACTACTATTAAAATTGGTGGTATTGAGCTTGATGATAATAGCAAAGAAGTAATAGTAGATGGAGAAAAAGTGAAGGTTACTCCAATTGAATACAAGATTCTTTATCTTCTTATGAATAATCCTAATAGAGTGTTTTCTATAGAAGAGATTTATGAAAAAGTATGGCAAGAGCCAGCGTATAATCCTGATACAGTTACAGTGCATATAGGTAGAATTAGAAATAAAATAGAAATCAATCCTAAAGTGCCAAAATATTTAAAGGTGGTGTGGGGCATTGGATACAAATTCAAAAAATGA
- a CDS encoding ECF transporter S component, translated as MKNNVNRMVKLAMLAAIGFLLMFFIRFPIIPAAPFLEYEPGDVPALMGAFIYGPGAGLIITIIISAIQALTVSAGSGIIGATMHVIATGTMVIVAGTIYKKLHSFKGGVLALVVGSLCMTLMMIPLNFFFTTKFLNVPVSAVKAMLLPAIIPFNLIKASINSVLTAVLYKSVSRIFKTEIVQNQCQTTK; from the coding sequence ATGAAAAATAATGTAAACAGAATGGTTAAATTAGCTATGTTAGCAGCTATAGGGTTTCTATTAATGTTTTTTATTAGATTTCCTATAATACCCGCAGCACCGTTTTTAGAGTATGAACCGGGTGATGTACCTGCTCTAATGGGAGCTTTTATATATGGACCGGGTGCTGGACTAATAATAACTATTATTATATCTGCTATTCAAGCTCTAACTGTAAGTGCTGGCAGTGGAATAATCGGTGCTACTATGCACGTTATAGCTACTGGAACTATGGTTATTGTAGCAGGGACTATATATAAAAAATTACATTCTTTCAAGGGCGGCGTACTTGCTTTAGTTGTTGGTTCTTTATGCATGACTCTTATGATGATTCCTTTAAACTTTTTCTTTACTACTAAGTTTTTGAATGTTCCTGTATCTGCTGTTAAAGCAATGCTTTTACCAGCTATTATACCTTTTAATTTGATCAAAGCATCTATTAACTCAGTATTAACAGCAGTTCTTTATAAAAGCGTTAGTAGAATTTTCAAAACTGAAATTGTGCAAAATCAGTGTCAAACAACAAAGTAA
- a CDS encoding ABC transporter ATP-binding protein: MIDVKSFTKIYKLNKKQMSKLKTKESIKKAVDNISFYAEEGKIFGLLGPNGAGKTTTLRSIATLLKPTDGHILIDGYDVVKDSIEVRKRIGFLTNELKLDPHFTPAYTMEFFGSLHSLDKETIANRTKELFDYFEISSFADKKIQDLSTGMKQKLSIAVSLIHDPQVVIFDEPTIGLDIITARAVLDYLRVLKEKGKTIIVSTHIMTLASKLCDKVGIIINGKIVANGTIDEILQDTNSKDLEDAFFKLYKQNINK, translated from the coding sequence ATGATTGATGTTAAAAGCTTTACTAAAATATATAAGTTAAATAAAAAACAAATGTCTAAACTAAAGACAAAGGAAAGCATAAAAAAAGCTGTAGACAACATTTCTTTTTACGCTGAAGAAGGTAAGATTTTTGGTTTACTGGGTCCTAATGGTGCAGGTAAAACAACCACACTGAGAAGTATAGCAACTTTGCTCAAACCAACTGATGGACATATTCTAATTGATGGATATGATGTTGTTAAAGATTCAATAGAAGTTAGAAAAAGAATTGGTTTTCTTACTAATGAACTTAAACTTGACCCGCATTTTACCCCTGCATATACTATGGAATTTTTCGGGAGTTTGCATAGCCTAGATAAAGAAACTATTGCAAACAGAACTAAAGAGCTATTTGATTATTTTGAAATTAGTTCTTTTGCTGATAAGAAAATACAAGATTTATCAACAGGAATGAAGCAAAAACTATCTATTGCAGTTAGTTTAATTCATGATCCTCAAGTAGTTATATTTGATGAACCAACTATTGGACTTGATATAATAACAGCTAGAGCTGTACTAGACTATTTACGAGTACTTAAAGAAAAGGGTAAAACTATAATAGTGTCAACGCATATTATGACACTTGCAAGTAAATTATGTGATAAAGTTGGAATTATTATTAATGGTAAAATAGTAGCTAATGGCACTATTGATGAAATATTACAAGATACAAATTCAAAGGATTTGGAAGATGCATTTTTTAAATTATATAAACAAAATATTAATAAATAA
- the smpB gene encoding SsrA-binding protein SmpB: protein MKKNNDKTLARNKKARHNYFIEETIEVGLVLKGTEVKSMRQGKVNIKDSYAQIEDGEIFVINMHVSPYEQGNIYNTDPLRKRKLLLHKKEINKLTGYTTQKGYSLIPLTLYLKNGKVKMELSVAKGKKLYDKRDSIAKRDAERRMQKHMSPKY, encoded by the coding sequence ATGAAGAAAAACAATGATAAAACACTTGCTAGAAATAAAAAAGCAAGACACAACTATTTCATTGAAGAAACCATAGAAGTAGGTTTAGTTCTAAAGGGAACTGAAGTTAAATCTATGAGACAAGGTAAAGTAAATATAAAGGATAGCTATGCTCAAATCGAAGATGGTGAAATATTTGTTATCAATATGCACGTAAGCCCTTATGAGCAAGGCAATATATATAATACAGATCCATTGAGAAAGAGGAAGCTATTGCTTCATAAAAAAGAGATTAATAAATTAACTGGATATACTACACAGAAAGGATATTCACTGATTCCTTTAACTCTTTACCTCAAAAATGGAAAAGTCAAGATGGAGCTATCTGTTGCTAAAGGTAAGAAACTTTATGATAAAAGAGATAGCATAGCAAAAAGAGATGCAGAAAGACGGATGCAAAAGCATATGAGTCCAAAATATTAA
- a CDS encoding phosphoglycerate mutase family protein, with translation MKIGLIRHFKVDCTYPKLMNSDEYNKWVNNYDIADVIENNVNLGKITWEKCFASDLYRAIKTAESVFKGEIIKTDILREVPMSAFTSKNLRLPCLIWSFVSRIAWLYSHESQKETKKETIDRINNFVQKIIKLNESNILVVSHGFFMYFLQKELIKNGFTGKRFTKVRNGTLFIFEK, from the coding sequence ATGAAAATAGGTTTGATAAGACATTTTAAAGTTGATTGCACTTATCCAAAATTAATGAATTCAGATGAATATAATAAATGGGTTAATAATTATGATATAGCTGATGTTATAGAAAATAATGTTAATTTAGGGAAAATAACATGGGAAAAGTGCTTTGCAAGTGATTTATATCGTGCTATTAAAACCGCCGAAAGTGTTTTTAAAGGAGAAATAATAAAAACCGATATTTTAAGGGAAGTTCCTATGTCAGCTTTTACAAGTAAAAATCTCAGGTTACCTTGTCTAATATGGTCCTTTGTATCCAGGATAGCTTGGTTATATTCTCATGAGTCTCAAAAAGAAACAAAAAAAGAAACTATTGATAGAATAAATAATTTTGTTCAAAAAATCATTAAACTCAATGAATCTAATATTTTAGTAGTAAGTCACGGTTTTTTTATGTATTTTCTGCAAAAAGAACTAATCAAAAATGGTTTTACTGGTAAAAGGTTCACTAAAGTTAGAAATGGTACTCTTTTTATTTTTGAAAAATAA
- a CDS encoding ABC transporter permease has protein sequence MLLAILKKELKRVFSDKRLIFSLFILPALSIFIIYSIMGKLSSSMVDDIEQHTPIVYVQNSSESFKDFYNNVTLENEINLDFVQKNDTDSIKNSILNGDVDLLIVFNDEFDTDVVNYKTRDTLPEIKTYYNPSEEYSRSARDLFINDVLNQYEKSILTKRYTNINYVKAFAVDSTNKDSKVVNKNKEKGKLLSRILPMLIGLILFSSTIGVGTDSIAGEKERGTMANLLLTPVKRKTIAYGKMAGLAIIAVISAFCSFVGIALSVPFSSSFMPVGGGLPQFTIMQYIQLLLIMITMVGINVGMICLISVKSKSVKEATTYITPVYMLVMLASFSSMFGNGTLQTYKYAIPIYGGIASIKAILNFELSMQGFIFTILSSVITTLILTKAITSSFNNEKIMFDA, from the coding sequence ATGTTACTTGCAATATTAAAAAAAGAATTAAAAAGAGTTTTTTCTGATAAAAGATTGATTTTTTCATTGTTCATTCTACCAGCATTAAGTATATTTATTATTTATTCAATAATGGGAAAATTATCTTCTAGTATGGTAGATGATATAGAACAGCATACTCCTATTGTGTATGTGCAAAACAGTTCTGAAAGCTTCAAAGATTTTTATAATAATGTAACTTTGGAAAATGAGATAAATTTAGACTTCGTTCAAAAAAATGATACTGATAGTATTAAAAATTCTATACTTAATGGTGATGTAGATTTATTAATTGTATTTAATGATGAGTTTGACACAGATGTAGTAAATTATAAGACTAGAGATACTCTTCCTGAGATTAAAACGTATTATAATCCATCAGAGGAATACTCAAGAAGTGCAAGAGACTTGTTTATCAATGATGTGTTAAATCAATATGAAAAAAGTATACTAACTAAAAGATACACAAATATAAATTATGTCAAAGCATTCGCTGTAGATTCAACTAACAAGGATAGTAAAGTTGTTAATAAAAACAAGGAAAAAGGAAAATTATTAAGCAGGATACTACCTATGTTAATTGGTCTAATATTGTTTTCTTCTACTATAGGAGTAGGTACAGACTCAATAGCAGGTGAAAAAGAAAGAGGAACAATGGCTAATCTTTTATTAACACCAGTCAAAAGAAAAACTATAGCTTATGGTAAAATGGCCGGACTTGCTATTATAGCTGTTATAAGTGCGTTTTGTTCTTTTGTTGGCATTGCTTTATCCGTACCATTTTCATCTAGTTTTATGCCTGTAGGAGGAGGTTTACCTCAGTTTACTATCATGCAATATATTCAACTTTTATTAATCATGATTACTATGGTAGGAATTAATGTTGGCATGATATGTCTAATATCTGTAAAATCTAAATCTGTAAAAGAAGCGACTACATATATAACACCAGTATATATGCTTGTTATGCTAGCTTCCTTCTCATCTATGTTTGGCAATGGTACACTACAGACATATAAGTATGCTATTCCAATCTACGGAGGTATAGCTTCTATTAAAGCGATATTAAACTTTGAGCTAAGTATGCAGGGTTTTATATTTACTATATTATCTTCTGTCATAACAACTCTAATCCTTACTAAAGCTATTACTAGTTCTTTCAATAATGAAAAAATTATGTTTGATGCTTAA
- a CDS encoding sensor histidine kinase, translating to MDTNSKNDIEENENSSDAQKEKDEQQVIQNNSNVEMDEKENTEILDYKENLINEEEGTQKVIPKTEKKHSKVMNYSIVTFLFLLIFSMISVYSYVPIRNEVFKNHDVTEEYLESEDFSYNLLRYTKSILYSLNSDDKDYYNRYEDAKSIIYYATNNNNQLCISNNETMTKEIKQNKIKDSQFYLFLKSDDQGLFSIETITNEKFDKNRFLNDLNLNNEDDKYANFSIEYIIPKDLTGYEDKFIYDFKNYNFEKYIILILIIGVVGVIILSIIALMMSYSSQSKKKMCRLYNVLPLEFKAFIFGGIAIAVDCLSYSDFYNFNVVDMVCNVDFNFHIIGILVTFMVYLFVYINIVYLKSIYHKGILNGFIKNSIIGKISAILVIKILKTVKNFFNLEKNMHIKLIIILAINFVVLCAIAIPFNYMYGITIAVLYSILLFMFLLRFLMKIKKLNEASNQLASGKFDLEYNEDMGIFKPVFENFNNINKGFIVAIDEATKSQQMKTELISNVSHDLKTPLTSIITYVDLLKNDEIDDKTQKKYIEILDKKSKRLKVLIEDLFEASKANSGNIELCLENVDVIALFRQTLGELEEKMNESSLDFKINLPIDKAICELDGRKTFRIFENIMSNIFKYSMNNSRVYIDVEENDKQISFIFRNISAYEMNFNSEEIIDRFTRGDKSRNTEGSGLGLAITKSFVEIQKGNLEIIIDGDLFKLIVTFPKNLA from the coding sequence TTGGATACAAATTCAAAAAATGATATAGAGGAAAACGAAAATAGTAGTGATGCTCAAAAAGAAAAAGATGAGCAACAAGTTATTCAGAATAATAGTAATGTAGAAATGGATGAAAAAGAAAACACGGAAATACTTGATTACAAAGAAAATTTAATAAATGAAGAAGAAGGGACACAAAAGGTAATTCCCAAAACAGAAAAAAAGCATAGTAAGGTTATGAATTATTCAATAGTTACATTTCTATTTTTACTAATATTTTCAATGATTTCTGTATATAGTTATGTACCGATTAGGAATGAAGTGTTTAAAAATCATGATGTTACTGAAGAATATTTAGAAAGTGAAGATTTCAGCTATAATTTGTTAAGATATACGAAAAGTATATTATATTCATTAAATTCTGATGATAAAGATTATTATAATAGATATGAGGATGCAAAAAGTATAATTTATTATGCCACTAACAATAACAATCAATTATGTATTAGTAATAATGAAACTATGACTAAAGAGATAAAACAAAATAAAATAAAAGATAGCCAGTTTTATTTATTTCTAAAAAGTGATGATCAAGGTTTGTTTTCAATAGAAACTATAACTAATGAAAAATTTGATAAAAATAGATTTTTAAACGATTTGAATTTAAACAATGAAGATGATAAGTATGCAAATTTTAGTATAGAATATATAATTCCTAAGGATTTAACTGGATATGAAGATAAATTTATATATGATTTTAAAAATTATAATTTTGAAAAATATATAATACTAATTTTAATAATAGGTGTAGTAGGCGTTATAATTCTAAGCATTATTGCTTTAATGATGAGTTATTCTTCGCAAAGCAAGAAAAAAATGTGTAGGCTATATAATGTTCTACCATTAGAGTTTAAAGCATTTATATTTGGTGGTATTGCTATAGCTGTTGATTGTTTATCATATTCTGATTTTTATAATTTTAATGTTGTAGATATGGTTTGTAACGTAGATTTTAACTTTCATATAATAGGAATACTAGTTACGTTTATGGTATATTTATTCGTATATATAAATATTGTATATTTAAAAAGCATATATCATAAAGGAATTTTAAATGGTTTTATTAAAAACAGCATAATAGGAAAAATAAGTGCTATTTTAGTAATTAAGATATTAAAAACAGTCAAAAATTTCTTTAATTTAGAGAAAAATATGCATATAAAACTTATAATAATTCTTGCTATAAATTTTGTAGTATTATGTGCTATTGCTATACCTTTCAACTATATGTATGGAATAACGATAGCTGTATTGTATTCAATACTTTTATTCATGTTTCTATTAAGGTTTTTAATGAAAATAAAAAAACTAAACGAAGCAAGCAATCAATTAGCTAGTGGTAAATTTGATCTTGAATATAATGAAGACATGGGTATTTTTAAACCTGTATTTGAAAACTTTAATAATATTAATAAAGGCTTTATAGTAGCTATAGATGAAGCAACAAAAAGTCAGCAGATGAAAACAGAGCTGATTTCAAATGTATCTCATGATCTTAAAACACCTCTTACATCAATTATAACTTATGTCGATTTGTTAAAAAATGATGAAATTGATGATAAGACTCAAAAGAAATATATTGAGATACTTGACAAAAAGTCTAAAAGATTAAAAGTTCTTATAGAAGATTTATTCGAAGCGAGCAAGGCAAACAGTGGTAATATCGAGTTGTGCTTAGAAAATGTAGATGTAATAGCATTATTTAGACAGACTTTAGGGGAATTAGAAGAAAAAATGAATGAAAGTTCTCTTGATTTTAAAATAAATTTACCCATAGATAAAGCAATTTGTGAATTAGACGGCAGAAAGACATTTAGAATATTTGAAAATATTATGAGTAATATTTTTAAATATTCTATGAATAATTCAAGAGTATATATAGACGTTGAAGAAAATGATAAACAAATAAGTTTTATATTTAGAAATATTTCGGCATATGAAATGAATTTTAATTCAGAGGAAATAATAGACCGTTTTACAAGAGGAGATAAATCTAGAAATACAGAAGGTTCAGGACTAGGGCTTGCAATAACCAAAAGTTTTGTAGAAATTCAAAAGGGAAATTTAGAAATAATTATAGATGGAGATCTTTTCAAACTTATAGTTACTTTTCCAAAGAACTTAGCCTAA